One genomic region from Fictibacillus marinisediminis encodes:
- a CDS encoding HU family DNA-binding protein: MNKTDLVNTVSEQTQLSKKDATKAVDAVFEAIAETLKEGDKVQLIGFGNFEVRERAARKGRNPQTGEEIEIAASKVPAFKPGKALKDALK; this comes from the coding sequence ATGAACAAGACTGATCTTGTAAATACAGTATCTGAACAAACTCAACTTTCTAAAAAGGATGCCACTAAAGCTGTTGATGCAGTATTCGAGGCGATCGCTGAAACACTTAAAGAAGGTGACAAGGTACAACTTATCGGTTTTGGTAACTTCGAAGTTCGTGAGCGTGCTGCTCGTAAGGGTCGCAACCCGCAAACTGGTGAAGAGATCGAAATCGCAGCAAGCAAAGTGCCTGCTTTCAAACCAGGAAAAGCCCTTAAGGATGCTCTAAAATAA
- the folE gene encoding GTP cyclohydrolase I FolE has product MKEFDQAKIEQAVTMILEAIGEDPSREGLVDTPKRVAKMYQEVFQGLNQDPKEHFATIFGEDHEELVLVKDIPFYSMCEHHLVPFFGKAHIGYIPRGGKVTGLSKLARAVEAVTRRPQLQERITSDVADALVETLEPHGVIVVVEAEHMCMTMRGVKKPGSKTITSAVRGIFVKDAAARAEVLTFIRG; this is encoded by the coding sequence GTGAAGGAATTCGATCAGGCAAAAATTGAACAGGCAGTTACCATGATCCTTGAGGCCATTGGAGAAGATCCGTCGCGTGAAGGACTTGTTGATACACCGAAAAGAGTGGCGAAAATGTACCAGGAAGTGTTTCAGGGACTGAACCAGGATCCGAAAGAGCACTTTGCTACGATCTTCGGAGAGGATCATGAAGAGCTGGTACTCGTGAAAGACATTCCGTTCTATTCCATGTGTGAACACCATCTTGTTCCTTTCTTTGGAAAAGCGCATATCGGCTATATCCCAAGAGGAGGAAAAGTAACCGGTCTGAGCAAACTCGCAAGAGCTGTTGAGGCAGTCACCCGCAGGCCGCAGCTTCAGGAAAGAATTACATCAGATGTTGCTGATGCGCTCGTAGAGACGCTTGAGCCTCATGGTGTGATCGTCGTTGTCGAGGCTGAGCATATGTGCATGACCATGCGCGGAGTGAAAAAGCCCGGCTCAAAAACCATAACATCTGCAGTTAGAGGGATTTTTGTTAAGGATGCGGCTGCAAGAGCAGAAGTGCTCACGTTTATTCGCGGTTAA
- a CDS encoding heptaprenyl diphosphate synthase component 1 yields the protein MKIIHEINKLNEYVLRTMEHSFLKQYVDVPRINKDKCLIAYSLLRESGYEGEELQEYYAAVILVQSALDMHEYILKIQKDEVKERQLTVLAGDYYSSLYYFMLSLCEDLPLIRVLSLGIQDVNESKMKLFYSKQSKPDEITNGIKSMEAGILTRVARHFGKEEFIPFISEFLFVSAASQCPDPLFSDYHHQIKNDLLLARHKLKTQKQPATLKAVMEKRMRALLEAPHYLLPEEG from the coding sequence ATGAAGATCATCCATGAAATAAATAAGTTAAATGAATATGTTTTACGAACGATGGAACATTCTTTTCTAAAGCAGTATGTCGATGTTCCCCGGATCAATAAGGATAAATGCCTGATTGCCTATTCGCTTCTGAGAGAAAGCGGATATGAAGGCGAGGAATTGCAGGAATATTACGCAGCCGTCATACTCGTCCAGAGTGCGCTCGATATGCATGAATACATTCTGAAGATTCAAAAGGACGAAGTAAAAGAGCGGCAATTGACCGTTCTGGCGGGAGACTATTACAGCAGCCTCTACTATTTTATGCTATCCCTCTGTGAAGATCTTCCGTTAATACGGGTACTCTCACTTGGGATTCAGGATGTAAACGAAAGCAAGATGAAGCTTTTTTACAGCAAACAATCAAAACCTGATGAGATCACAAACGGAATCAAAAGCATGGAGGCTGGTATCCTGACAAGGGTAGCACGCCACTTTGGCAAGGAAGAGTTCATTCCGTTTATCTCTGAGTTCTTGTTTGTTTCTGCTGCTTCTCAATGCCCTGATCCTCTTTTTTCAGATTATCACCATCAGATTAAAAATGATCTGCTGCTAGCACGCCACAAGCTTAAGACACAAAAGCAGCCGGCTACTTTAAAAGCTGTCATGGAAAAGAGAATGAGGGCACTGCTTGAAGCACCTCACTATTTATTGCCGGAGGAAGGATAA
- the mtrB gene encoding trp RNA-binding attenuation protein MtrB, translated as MKTNEKMNENEFFVIKAKENGVNVIGLTRGTETRFHHSEKLDKGEVMLAQFTEHTSAVKVRGKAVIYTRHGEVDTEV; from the coding sequence ATGAAAACGAACGAAAAAATGAACGAGAATGAGTTTTTTGTGATTAAAGCGAAAGAAAACGGAGTTAACGTGATTGGCTTGACCAGGGGGACTGAGACCAGGTTCCACCATTCAGAGAAGCTTGATAAGGGAGAGGTCATGCTCGCTCAGTTCACTGAGCATACATCTGCGGTTAAAGTAAGAGGCAAGGCGGTCATTTATACACGGCACGGTGAAGTTGACACGGAAGTATAA